A region of Beijerinckia sp. 28-YEA-48 DNA encodes the following proteins:
- a CDS encoding metallophosphoesterase family protein, with the protein MRICFFSDIHGNREAFDACFAHAVRQNIDQFVFLGDLVGYGADPAYIVERVADLCADGAVALMGNHDYAAAKGITTGMNDYAKAAIEWTHNQLDQPRRDFLESLLMRVEDEDRLYVHSDASAPTQWLYVGDESSAERSLRATRQRLTFCGHIHIPQLYHMTPAKPAKLFTPKPGAPIPLVGHRQWLAVQGAVGQPRDKNPSAAYSILDTTKNELTYWRVPYDIEEAARKIHAADLPKILGARLFIGR; encoded by the coding sequence ATGCGTATCTGCTTCTTTTCGGACATTCACGGCAATCGCGAGGCCTTTGACGCCTGCTTCGCCCATGCGGTCCGCCAGAACATCGATCAATTCGTCTTTCTCGGGGATCTCGTTGGCTATGGCGCCGATCCCGCCTATATCGTTGAGCGGGTGGCCGATCTGTGCGCCGATGGCGCCGTCGCTTTGATGGGCAATCACGATTACGCCGCCGCCAAGGGCATCACCACCGGCATGAATGACTATGCCAAAGCGGCCATCGAATGGACCCATAACCAGCTCGATCAGCCGCGGCGCGACTTTCTCGAAAGCCTGCTGATGCGGGTGGAGGATGAAGATCGCCTCTATGTTCATTCGGATGCGTCGGCGCCGACGCAGTGGCTCTATGTCGGCGACGAGAGCAGCGCCGAACGCAGCCTGCGCGCCACGCGCCAGCGGCTGACCTTTTGCGGACACATCCACATTCCGCAATTGTACCATATGACGCCGGCCAAACCGGCGAAGCTCTTTACGCCCAAACCCGGCGCGCCGATCCCCCTGGTCGGTCATCGCCAATGGTTGGCGGTCCAGGGCGCCGTCGGCCAGCCGCGTGATAAAAATCCGTCGGCGGCCTACAGCATTCTCGACACGACCAAGAATGAACTGACATATTGGCGCGTGCCCTATGACATCGAGGAGGCAGCCCGAAAGATCCATGCCGCCGATCTACCGAAAATTCTGGGCGCGCGCCTGTTCATTGGCCGATAG